From the genome of Chelmon rostratus isolate fCheRos1 chromosome 1, fCheRos1.pri, whole genome shotgun sequence, one region includes:
- the bola3 gene encoding bolA-like protein 3 — protein MLACKRSLSSTMISALRVLRSNRVIVSGHVQRCLSTQTDGEDRIAKILKEKFPLASSLKVVDISGGCGAMYEIHIESSEFKGKRTIQQHQLVNQALKEEIQGMHGLRIFTDVPKH, from the exons ATGTTGGCTTGTAAACGGAGCTTGTCAAGCACTATGATCTCTGCTCTTCGGGTTCTTCGCAGTAATCGA gtTATCGTTTCTGGCCATGTGCAGAGATGTCTGTCCACACAAACGGACGGAGAGGACCGCATCGCAAAGATACTGAAGGAGAAGTTTCCGTTAGCCTCGTCGCTCAAAGTTGTGGACATATCAG GTGGTTGTGGGGCCATGTATGAGATCCATATAGAGTCCAGTGAGTTCAAAGGAAAAAGGACCATTCAACAACACCAATTAGTCAATCAG GCACTCAAGGAGGAGATTCAAGGAATGCATGGATTGCGAATATTCACTGATGTCCCAAAACATTAG